The window GAAAAGAAAAGTGGTGGCAGGTCCCTCGGTCTGAAATCGTGGGATCTCACGCTCAGTCGCGCGGAAGTCGTAGAGGAAATCGAGCGCACCGCCTCGCGACTGCGTGCCGAGTGCGAATGCGGCACGCGGGTGGTGTCGGTTCTGGGAAAAAATTCCGGGCGAACGCTCATTACCTACCTTGCCACCATGCTCTCAGGCGCGGCGCTGGTGCCACTCAACGCGCACTTGCAAGCGTCAGAGATTGCACACATGATCCTCGAGTCCGAATCCGGACTGCTGATCGTCGATCCCGTGCTTCTTGAGGTGGCACTGGCAGCCGCGCGCAATGCGCCCGATGTACGGGTTGTGTCCTGGACCGAGGTATCGGGAGTCGGGTACATAACGCTGAACGAATGGCTTGACGGCCCGTCGGTTGCAGAGCAGTCGACGGTGCGGGTCTCGCCACCCATCCTGTTCAGCTCCGGCACCACCGGACGCCCGAAGCGCACACTCATGCCGAGAACTATTTTCCCGCGCGGTGCCACCCTTGCCGAGTACCGCACGTGGGCCGCAGGCAATCGCTTCGTCGGCCAGGGTCCGCATCTGGTGTCCGGACCGCTCAATCACTCCGGGCCGATCCAAGCGACAGCACTGTTGGCTTCCGGTGTGCCGGTGCATATTCCGCGCCGATTCGATCCGACCGAAATTCTCGAGACAATCGAAGCCGAACGCATCGCGAGCACATTGATGGTACCGACGCATTTCGTTCGATTGCTGCGAGCGCAGTCCGAGTCGAGCAGAGAATACGACGTGAGCTCGATGCGCCTGGTAACCCAGACCGGCGCCGGCTGCCCGGAAGAGACAAAGCGGCAGATGATCGATTGGTGGGGAGAGATCTTCTTCGAAACGTACGGAGGTACCGAGTCCGGCGGCGTATGTGCAATCACGTCGGCCGAGTGGCTCGACCGTCCGAACTCCGTAGGACGCCCGGTGCCCGGGGTACGGGTGCTGGTCATCGATGACACCGGCGCTGAGGTACCCACCGGAGCGGAAGGGCGCCTTTACTTCGAGAATGCGACGGGCTTCGGTATCGAGTACGAGGATGCACCGGAGCTTACGGCGGCAGCGCACCTTCGACCTGGCGTATTCACCCTCGGCGAGATCGGCCGCGTCGACAATGACGGATACGTGTATCTCACCGATCGTGACAGCGACAAGATCGTGTCGGGCGGCGTGAATATCTACCCGGCCGAGGCTGAACGCGTATTGGCAGAGCATCCGGCAGTCGTCGATGTCGCCGTGATCGGTATCGACAACGACGAGATGGGCGAAGAAGCACTCGCCCTTGTAGTTCCGGCCGCTGACAGGCTCCCGTCTGCCGACCTTGCGTCGGAACTCGTCAGCTTCTGCCGTACGGAGCTGTCGGCGGTCAAGACCCCGCGGCAGGTTCGGTTCGTCGAAGCGATCGAAAGGACTGCGATGGGCAAGCTCAATCGGCGGGAGTTGCGTCGAGCCTTCGTTGCAACCAAGGAATTGGCATGACGGGCCCGCTGTCCGGCTTCACCGTGATCGACCTGACGCGCGCATTGTCGGGGCCCTACGCGACTCTGCTGCTCGGCGGACTCGGCGCAACGGTGATCAAGATCGAGGAACCTTCTGCCGGGGATGTCGCTCGTGGAAATGTTCCGTATCTGGGCCGAGACGGGATCAATCGTCTGCGGCACCACAGTGACGATTTGTCGATTCCGTTCCTCGAGCGCTGCCGAGGAAAGCTCGGAGTTACGCTGAACCTGAAGCATCCTGATGCGATAGAGGTCTTCGACGACTTGATCCGGGAGGCCGACATCGTGGTCGAAAACTTCAGCGCCGGTACGGCAGACCGTCTCGGTATCGGATACGACCATGCTCGTTCGATAAACCCGCGCATCGTCTACACATCGATCAACGGATTCGGGAGTGACGCGGCTGCCGACACCGGCAAGGCGTATGACCTGACGATCCAAGCCCTTTCGGGGCTCGCGATGACATCCGGCCTGCAGGGAGACGACGCAGTTCGTGTCGGACTTCCGCTAGGCGACATGATGGCACCGCTGTTTGCAGTGGCCGGAACCCTCGCAGCCGTGCTCGAGGCCAAGACCTCCGGAATCGGTCAGCACGTGGATGTCTCGATGCTGGGGGCGCTTACCTCGATGGTCGCGGTGGAACCGTGGGGAGGTTACTCAGAGACGGGTATGTCGCCACGAACAGGGAACTATCTCAATCGGCTCGCTCCGTTCGGCATTTTTCAGGCCCTGGACGGTGAAGTAGCGATCTGCGCGGCAAACGACGGATTCTTCAAACGCCTTCCCGCGGCAATGGGTATGCCGGAGTTGTTGTCGGACAGCAGGTTTTCTGAACGCGCACCGCGCGCGGCCAATGCCGAGGAAATACACCGCATCGTCGCAGAATGGGCCGCCGTACGTGGCGTCGACGAGATCGAGAAGTGCCTGTACGACGCGGATATACCGGTTTCGAGAGTCCGAACACCTGAGGAAGCAGTGTGCGACCCTCATGTACTTGGTCGCGGCGAGACCGTCGCGCTCGCGCACCCGGACTACGGAGAAGCCGAAGGCTTGTACGGCAGCGGTATCCCGATCATCTTCTCTGAAACCCCCGCCGAATTCTCCGGCCCAGCACCACATCTCGGTCAACACAATGATCGCGTATACACGGAAATCCTCGGCTACGACGATGAACGCCTCGCATCGATGCGAGAGCGCGGACTTGTCTGAGCACGTATTCGCATCCCAATCCTAAGGACACCAATCATGGACGATTACAAGTTCGTCAGCTACACCACCCTCGACGACGGTCGCGTCGTACGGATCATGCTGGACCGGCCAGAAGCGCGCAATGCCCAGAATCGGCAACTCCTGGTGGAGTTGAACGAGGCGATGCTTCGAGCAGAGGCCGATGATTGCGTCCGCGTCGTCATTCTCGGCGGCACCGGCACGATGTTCTCCTCCGGACATGACCTGGGTTCGAAAATCCGTATCGCAGAACGCGAACCCGGTCCGGATCAGCACATCACCCACCAAACGAACGGCGGCAGCCGTGTCGGAGCCGAGCAGCGAATGCTGCAGGAATGGCACTATTTCTTCGAGAACACGCGTCGGTGGCGAAATCTTCGCAAAATCACAATCGCAGAGGTTCACGGCAAGGTGTACTCGGCAGCGCTGATGCTGATGTGGAGTTGCGATCTGATCGTCTCGGCCGAGGACACCACGTTCGCCGACGTTGTCGGCGCCCGCTTGGGTATGTGCGGAGTCGAGTATTTCGCGCATCCGTGGGAATTCGGATTGCGCAAGACGAAGGAATTGATGCTCACCGGTGATTCGATCGACGCGCGCGAAGCACATGCACTGGGCATGATCTCCAAGCTATGGCCGCGGGAAGAGTTGGCGCACAACACCGAAGAGTTCGCCAAGCGAATCGCGAAGACACCGACCATGGCTTCCTTGCTGATCAAAGAGTCGGTGAACCAAACTCAGGACAACATGGGCTTCTACAACGCACTGAACGCGTGCTTCAGCCTGCACCAGATCAACCACTCGCATTGGGCGGAGGTGCACGACGACAAGGTTGCCCGTGCGCACGTTTCGGACGGGGTACCGGACTGGAAAGAAGCTGGGCCGGTGCTGCCGTCAGTAGTCGATCGGGTGGCTGCTCACCCTGAAGTGGTGTAGCACAGTGGACCTTGACCCAACGCCTGATCAGGCACTATTGCTAGAGTCGTCGGCACGACTTGTCGATGAGATGTTGCCGTTGGCTAAAGTGCGTGCAATTGCTGACGGGTCCTCGCTCGACCCCGGCTTCGTTTCGCGCGCAGCAGATCTGGGATGGTTCGCGATGCTCGTCGACGAAGGGTACGGCGGCGGAAGCGTATCCGGAGATCCGGTGGCCGACATTGCACTGATTGCGCGTTCGAGGGGTGCCCGTCTACTACCCGAACCGTTTACCGCCACCAATACGGTTGCAGCACTTCTCGGGCACAGCGGATCGGACGAGCAACGGAGTTCTATGCTTCCCGTCCTGGCATCGGGTGAGGGTACTGCAGCAATCCCGGTGGCCGGAGACTCGCTGTGGGGAGGGACAACGCTGTCAGCGGAACCCGACGGTGAGGAACTGGTTTTGAGTGGGACTGTCGTTATCGACGATCCACGTGCACGGTGGCTGCTACTTACCATGTCGATCGACGGGAAAGATGTACAGACGCTGATCGAAGTCGATCCCGGTCTACAACGACGCGCATTGAACTGTCTCGATGTGACTCGGCGGTTGGAAGAGTTAACTCTCGACGGTGTACGAGTCCCTCGAAAGGTACTGATACACGGTGGCGTTGAGCACTCTCGTACGGTTGCGAGCGTGCTGACCGTGGCAGAATCGGTGGGGGCGATGGATCGCCTGTTCGATCTCACCAGACAATACGCGCTCGACCGCATCGCCTTCGGTCGTCCAATCGGATCGTTTCAGGCGATCAAACACCTCTTAGCTGATGTCAGCCTGGTCGTAGAGTCCTCCAAGGCAGTCTTGGATGCTTCAGTTCGAGCACTGTCGGAGGGGCAAACTTACGCATCGGAGGTCAGCTCGATCGCCGCTACGTACGTAGGGGAGCGAGCAGCGCGGATGGCTCAGGATTGCCTTCAGGTGCACGGAGGGATCGGATTCGCCTGGGAACACGACTTGCATTTGTACTTACGCCGACTGACTGCGAACGCGGCATTGTTCGGAACTACTGATTTTCACCGTAGCCGGATCCTGCGTACGCACGCCGATGAGTTGCAGGAGGCACGGTGAGCACCACGGACGTTGTCGCGATCACCG of the Rhodococcus sp. OK302 genome contains:
- a CDS encoding AMP-binding protein — its product is MALSNLGDDLEKKSGGRSLGLKSWDLTLSRAEVVEEIERTASRLRAECECGTRVVSVLGKNSGRTLITYLATMLSGAALVPLNAHLQASEIAHMILESESGLLIVDPVLLEVALAAARNAPDVRVVSWTEVSGVGYITLNEWLDGPSVAEQSTVRVSPPILFSSGTTGRPKRTLMPRTIFPRGATLAEYRTWAAGNRFVGQGPHLVSGPLNHSGPIQATALLASGVPVHIPRRFDPTEILETIEAERIASTLMVPTHFVRLLRAQSESSREYDVSSMRLVTQTGAGCPEETKRQMIDWWGEIFFETYGGTESGGVCAITSAEWLDRPNSVGRPVPGVRVLVIDDTGAEVPTGAEGRLYFENATGFGIEYEDAPELTAAAHLRPGVFTLGEIGRVDNDGYVYLTDRDSDKIVSGGVNIYPAEAERVLAEHPAVVDVAVIGIDNDEMGEEALALVVPAADRLPSADLASELVSFCRTELSAVKTPRQVRFVEAIERTAMGKLNRRELRRAFVATKELA
- a CDS encoding CaiB/BaiF CoA transferase family protein encodes the protein MTGPLSGFTVIDLTRALSGPYATLLLGGLGATVIKIEEPSAGDVARGNVPYLGRDGINRLRHHSDDLSIPFLERCRGKLGVTLNLKHPDAIEVFDDLIREADIVVENFSAGTADRLGIGYDHARSINPRIVYTSINGFGSDAAADTGKAYDLTIQALSGLAMTSGLQGDDAVRVGLPLGDMMAPLFAVAGTLAAVLEAKTSGIGQHVDVSMLGALTSMVAVEPWGGYSETGMSPRTGNYLNRLAPFGIFQALDGEVAICAANDGFFKRLPAAMGMPELLSDSRFSERAPRAANAEEIHRIVAEWAAVRGVDEIEKCLYDADIPVSRVRTPEEAVCDPHVLGRGETVALAHPDYGEAEGLYGSGIPIIFSETPAEFSGPAPHLGQHNDRVYTEILGYDDERLASMRERGLV
- a CDS encoding enoyl-CoA hydratase, with the protein product MDDYKFVSYTTLDDGRVVRIMLDRPEARNAQNRQLLVELNEAMLRAEADDCVRVVILGGTGTMFSSGHDLGSKIRIAEREPGPDQHITHQTNGGSRVGAEQRMLQEWHYFFENTRRWRNLRKITIAEVHGKVYSAALMLMWSCDLIVSAEDTTFADVVGARLGMCGVEYFAHPWEFGLRKTKELMLTGDSIDAREAHALGMISKLWPREELAHNTEEFAKRIAKTPTMASLLIKESVNQTQDNMGFYNALNACFSLHQINHSHWAEVHDDKVARAHVSDGVPDWKEAGPVLPSVVDRVAAHPEVV
- a CDS encoding acyl-CoA dehydrogenase family protein, with amino-acid sequence MDLDPTPDQALLLESSARLVDEMLPLAKVRAIADGSSLDPGFVSRAADLGWFAMLVDEGYGGGSVSGDPVADIALIARSRGARLLPEPFTATNTVAALLGHSGSDEQRSSMLPVLASGEGTAAIPVAGDSLWGGTTLSAEPDGEELVLSGTVVIDDPRARWLLLTMSIDGKDVQTLIEVDPGLQRRALNCLDVTRRLEELTLDGVRVPRKVLIHGGVEHSRTVASVLTVAESVGAMDRLFDLTRQYALDRIAFGRPIGSFQAIKHLLADVSLVVESSKAVLDASVRALSEGQTYASEVSSIAATYVGERAARMAQDCLQVHGGIGFAWEHDLHLYLRRLTANAALFGTTDFHRSRILRTHADELQEAR